Genomic window (Nitrospirales bacterium LBB_01):
TGCCTCCTGTTGATGCCAAAGAGATAATGGCGCGGCTGCGGCAAGTTTTGGACGAAGCCTATGCCTTTGTTGTCAGAATACCAACCGACAAAATAGGACTGTTATTTATAAAAGATGGGACAGTGGTTCAGCCTGATCCCGACCACTTTGAGGACTATCAAACTCATGCTGGACAAAGGCGTGGTCAGTGGCCTTCAAGCCCTGAAATTGCAGCAGCTATGTTAGAAAAATATACATCGCACAAGCCACATTAACTTCTTTCGCTAAATTTTTTTTAATTTCTATGCATTAAGGCATTGAATTTTCCAACGGAAAAATGTTTTTATCTCTGTACTAACCATAATGAAATGGAGGCTTAATTAGTTGCAGGAAAAACCGCTTGTGGGGATTGTGATGGGAAGCGACAGCGACTCACCAATTGTAGAGAAAGCCGTCTCAGTGCTCAAGGGTTTAGGAGTGCCGTTTGAGGTGACAATATCATCGGCTCATCGTATGCCTGAGGAAACTGCCACATATGCCAAATCTGCCCGTCAAAGAGGCATTGAGGTAATCATAGCGGCAGCCGGTATGGCGGCGCATTTGGCTGGCGCAATAGCCGCTAATACAACGCTACCGGTTATCGGGATTCCCATTAAATCTGGGGAATTAAACGGTCTTGACGCTCTTTACTCCACAGTGCAGATGCCAACAGGCATTCCTGTTGCAACCGTTGCCATA
Coding sequences:
- the purE gene encoding 5-(carboxyamino)imidazole ribonucleotide mutase; its protein translation is MGSDSDSPIVEKAVSVLKGLGVPFEVTISSAHRMPEETATYAKSARQRGIEVIIAAAGMAAHLAGAIAANTTLPVIGIPIKSGELNGLDALYSTVQMPTGIPVATVAINGAANAAYLAASILSIKYPEITGKLKDYRESTRKSLVEKSKIAWGPLTPN